A genomic region of Cannabis sativa cultivar Pink pepper isolate KNU-18-1 chromosome 1, ASM2916894v1, whole genome shotgun sequence contains the following coding sequences:
- the LOC115707830 gene encoding pentatricopeptide repeat-containing protein At1g71490, whose translation MQSSSFRFNLRSLSVSHIQKFIPRKWKGTISNSDVSMIDSLLIAIKNFTSEGHLSKAFKAFSTVQNHVSSSTSCSNNILLLRPISSLITSCTNLKSLSEGKQLHAHIIVLGFEQYPSLVPKLVSFYTSFNLLVDAHVFTENSKILHPLPWNLLIFSYVKNGLFGEALSAFKQMVNRGIRPDNFTYPAVLKACGEKMDVAFGREAHMSIEHCSLEWSLFVHNALVAMYGKFGLIDIARHLFDKMPERDAVSWNSMISIYASRGMWNEAFELFESMWMESNEVNVITWNTIAGGCVRTGNFVGALKLLSQIRFSGNLSDSVGMIIGLNACSHLGAIKLGKEIHGFAVRSGIYGFENLKNALITMYSRCEDLRHAYTMFQLIEDKNIITWNSMISGFAHMDRVEEASFLFREMMLSGFEPNYVTIASILPLCARVANLQHGKEFHCYIIKRKEFGNYLLLWNAIVDMYARSGKIFKAKKVFDSLTKRDKVTFTTMMSGYGMQGEGQAALKIFDEMTRRGIKPDYVTMVAILSACSHAGLVMQGKMLFEKMSSVFDICPRLEHYACMVDLYGRAGLIKQAKETITRMPHNYKPTAAMWATLIGACRIHGSVEIGEWAAENLLKMRTENSGYYVLIANMYAAAGNWKKLAEVRVFMRDLGVRKSPGCAWVDVGNGFSPFLVGDTSKPDIYLVSDGLTELMKDGGYTAAEDFSAAEDFCCEA comes from the coding sequence ATGCAATCTTCTTCATTTCGTTTCAACCTTCGGAGCCTCTCTGTATCTCACATTCAAAAATTTATTCCTAGAAAGTGGAAAGGGACGATTTCAAATAGTGATGTTTCTATGATAGATTCTCTTCTTATTGCCATTAAGAACTTCACAAGCGAGGGCCATTTATCAAAAGCATTTAAAGCTTTCTCTACTGTCCAAAATCATGTCTCTTCTTCTACTAGTTGTTCCAACAACATTTTATTATTACGACCCATTTCGTCTCTTATTACATCCTGCACCAATCTTAAATCACTTTCTGAAGGTAAACAACTTCATGCTCACATTATTGTGTTGGGATTTGAACAATATCCTAGCTTGGTTCCAAAGCTGGTCTCTTTTTACACAAGCTTTAACCTTCTTGTTGATGCTCATGTTTTTACTGAGAATTCTAAGATATTGCATCCTTTGCCTTGGAATCTGCTCATATTTTCATACGTTAAAAATGGGCTATTTGGTGAGGCTCTATCTGCCTTCAAACAAATGGTAAATAGAGGGATTAGACCAGATAATTTCACTTACCCGGCTGTGCTAAAGGCTTGTGGCGAAAAGATGGACGTAGCTTTTGGAAGAGAGGCACACATGTCCATTGAGCATTGCTCTTTGGAGTGGAGCTTGTTTGTGCACAACGCATTGGTCGCCATGTATGGGAAGTTTGGGCTTATAGACATTGCTCGCCACTTGTTCGATAAAATGCCCGAGAGGGATGCAGTATCTTGGAATTCAATGATCTCGATTTATGCCTCTAGGGGAATGTGGAATGAAGCATTTGAATTGTTTGAAAGCATGTGGATGGAGAGTAATGAAGTAAATGTCATCACTTGGAACACCATTGCTGGAGGGTGTGTGCGTACAGGAAATTTCGTGGGAGCTCTTAAGTTGCTTTCTCAAATCAGATTTAGTGGTAATCTTTCGGACTCAGTGGGGATGATTATTGGCTTGAATGCTTGTTCCCACTTGGGTGCCATTAAGTTGGGGAAGGAAATCCATGGTTTTGCAGTTCGCAGTGGTATTTATgggtttgaaaatttaaaaaatgcaCTAATTACTATGTATTCCAGGTGTGAGGACCTTAGGCATGCATATACTATGTTTCAATTGATAgaagataaaaatataattacttgGAATTCTATGATTTCTGGTTTTGCTCATATGGATAGAGTTGAGGAAGCCTCATTCTTATTTAGAGAAATGATGCTGTCGGGATTTGAACCAAATTATGTCACAATTGCCAGCATCCTACCTCTCTGTGCCCGAGTAGCAAATCTCCAACATGGAAAGGAGTTCCATTGTTACATTATAAAGCGGAAAGAATTTGGGAATTATTTGTTGTTGTGGAATGCAATTGTGGACATGTATGCAAGGTCGGGCAAGATTTTCAAGGCTAAAAAAGTATTTGATTCTTTGACCAAGAGAGACAAAGTAACCTTTACTACTATGATGTCCGGTTATGGGATGCAGGGAGAGGGCCAAGCTGCTTTGAAGATATTTGATGAGATGACCAGACGTGGGATCAAACCAGATTATGTAACCATGGTTGCTATTTTATCAGCATGTAGCCATGCGGGTCTTGTGATGCAAGGTAAAATGCTATTTGAGAAGATGTCGAGTGTTTTTGATATATGTCCCCGTTTGGAGCACTATGCTTGCATGGTTGATCTTTATGGGAGGGCTGGTCTAATAAAGCAAGCAAAGGAGACTATCACAAGGATGCCACACAACTACAAGCCAACTGCTGCCATGTGGGCCACTCTGATTGGAGCTTGTCGAATCCATGGGAGTGTAGAAATAGGGGAATGGGCAGCCGAGAACCTACTGAAAATGAGGACTGAGAATTCAGGCTACTATGTGTTAATTGCAAATATGTATGCTGCTGCCGGGAATTGGAAAAAGCTAGCAGAGGTGAGGGTGTTCATGAGAGATTTGGGTGTGAGGAAATCCCCTGGCTGTGCTTGGGTTGATGTGGGCAATGGATTCTCTCCCTTTCTGGTTGGGGACACGTCAAAACCTGACATTTACCTTGTATCAGATGGATTGACCGAGTTAATGAAAGATGGTGGTTATACTGCAGCCGAGGATTTCAGTGCAGCCGAAGATTTTTGTTGTGAGGCGTAG
- the LOC115707844 gene encoding uncharacterized protein LOC115707844: MLEGKALIEDTDMPVKMQMQAMAAASQALDIFDVFDCRSIAAHIKKEFDKRYGSGWQCVVGSNFGCYFTHNKGTFIYFTLETLSFLIFRGASSSQ, encoded by the exons ATGTTGGAAGGAAAAGCCTTGATCGAGGACACTGACATGCCTGTTAAGATGCAGATGCAAGCCATGGCCGCTGCTTCTCAAGCTCTAGATATCTTTGATGTTTTTGACTGCAGATCTATAGCTGCCCACATAAAAAAG GAGTTTGATAAGAGATATGGGTCTGGTTGGCAATGTGTGGTGGGTTCAAACTTTGGGTGTTACTTCACTCATAACAAAGGAACTTTCATCTATTTTACCCTGGAGACTCTTAGTTTTCTCATCTTCAGGGGAGCTTCTTCCTCTCAATGA
- the LOC115707837 gene encoding NDR1/HIN1-like protein 13 has product MLSAKSDSDITSLAPSSPSRSPKRPVYYVQSPSRDSHDGDKSSSMQATPIYNNTPTDSPSHSSFGRHSRNSSASRFSGIFRSSSGRKGGSRKHQQHKNNDKGWPECNVILEEGAYDDIDKNYSRRVQALIALFSFFVLFTVFCLIIWGASKPFKAEITVKSLAVNNLYIGSGSDFSGVPTKMLTVNGSLRLSVYNPATIFGIHVSSTPINLIYNEITIATGQLKKYYQPRKSRRSVEVNLRGSKVPLYGAGSTLIVSQNGAVVPLIIKFEIRSRGNVVGKLVRTKHKRLISCPVVIDSTKTKPIKFKKRSCTYD; this is encoded by the exons ATGCTTTCAGCAAAATCAGATTCCGATATCACAAGCTTAGCTCCATCTTCACCATCAAGGTCTCCAAAGAGACCAGTTTACTACGTACAAAGCCCTTCAAGGGATTCTCACGATGGAGACAAGTCATCATCAATGCAGGCCACACCAATCTACAACAACACCCCTACTGACTCACCTTCTCACTCCTCCTTCGGCCGCCACTCAAGAAATTCCTCCGCCAGCCGATTTTCAGGGATTTTTCGGTCCTCTTCGGGTCGAAAAGGCGGTAGCAGGAAACACCAGCAGCATAAAAATAATGACAAGGGTTGGCCTGAGTGTAATGTGATATTGGAAGAAGGAGCTTATGATGATATTGATAAAAACTACTCAAGAAGAGTTCAAGCCTTAATTGCTCTCTTTAGTTTCTTTGTTCTCTTCACTGTCTTTTGTTTGATCATTTGGGGTGCTAGTAAGCCTTTCAAAGCAGAGATTACTGTCAAG AGCTTGGCAGTGAATAACTTGTATATTGGGTCTGGTTCAGACTTTTCTGGTGTCCCAACAAAGATGCTAACAGTAAATGGATCATTAAGACTAAGTGTATATAACCCAGCTACCATATTTGGTATCCACGTTAGCTCAACTCCAATCAATCTAATTTATAATGAGATCACTATAGCAACCGGTCAG TTGAAAAAGTATTATCAACCAAGGAAGAGCAGAAGAAGTGTGGAAGTGAACTTAAGAGGAAGTAAGGTTCCTCTTTATGGAGCTGGCTCAACTTTAATTGTTTCACAAAATGGTGCAGTGGTTCCTTTGATAATAAAGTTTGAGATCAGATCACGAGGGAATGTAGTGGGGAAGCTAGTTAGAACAAAGCACAAAAGGCTCATTTCTTGCCCTGTTGTAATCGATTCCACTAAGACCAAACCCATCAAATTCAAGAAGAGGTCTTGTACCTACGATTGA
- the LOC115707836 gene encoding hydroxyphenylpyruvate reductase translates to MESIGVLMTCPMSSYLETQLQKRFNLFKLWSYPSLADFLKENENLNSVKAVVGDTKIGADAQLIDSFPGLEIVSTYSVGLDKIDLRKCQQKGIRVTNTPDVLTDDVADLAIGLILAVLRRLCVCDGFLRNGSWKKGDFPLTTKFSGKAVGIVGLGRIGSAIAKRAEAFGCKISYLSRTEKPYPNYKYYSNILDLATNCEVLVVACALTEETFHIINRQVIDALGPKGILINIGRGCHIDEPELVSALMEGRLGGAGLDVFEREPEVPEELFGLENVVVLPHVGTDTHETCDAMADLVVQNLEAYFQNQPLLTPVV, encoded by the exons ATGGAGAGCATTGGCGTTCTGATGACATGCCCGATGTCTAGTTACCTCGAAACACAACTACAAAAGCGCTTTAATCTCTTCAAACTGTGGTCCTATCCTTCATTGGCGGATTTCCTGAAAGAGAATGAGAACTTGAATTCAGTCAAAGCAGTAGTCGGAGACACCAAAATCGGCGCCGATGCCCAACTCATCGATTCCTTCCCGGGGTTGGAGATTGTGTCCACCTACAGCGTCGGTTTAGATAAAATTGATTTGAGAAAATGCCAACAAAAGGGGATTAGGGTTACCAACACCCCCGACGTGTTGACTGACGACGTTGCCGACCTTGCAATTGGGTTAATCTTGGCTGTTTTAAGGAGGCTTTGTGTCTGTGATGGGTTTTTGAGAAATGGGTCATGGAAGAAAGGCGATTTCCCATTGACTACAAAG TTTAGTGGCAAAGCAGTTGGAATTGTTGGGCTGGGAAGAATTGGTTCAGCAATTGCTAAAAGAGCAGAAGCATTTGGCTGCAAAATCAGTTACTTGTCTAGAACTGAGAAACCATATCCAAACTACAAATACTACTCCAACATACTTGACTTGGCAACCAATTGTGAAGTCCTTGTTGTGGCGTGCGCTTTGACAGAAGAAACATTCCACATTATTAACCGTCAAGTTATCGATGCATTGGGTCCGAAGGGCATTCTGATCAACATTGGACGAGGCTGCCATATCGATGAACCAGAGCTTGTTTCTGCTCTAATGGAAGGCCGGTTAGGTGGGGCTGGTCTTGATGTGTTTGAAAGGGAACCGGAAGTTCCTGAAGAGTTGTTTGGACTtgaaaatgttgttgttttacCTCATGTGGGGACTGACACTCATGAAACATGTGATGCAATGGCAGACCTTGTTGTCCAGAATTTAGAAGCATACTTTCAAAACCAGCCATTGTTAACACCAGTTGTTTGA
- the LOC115707847 gene encoding protein disulfide isomerase-like 1-6 — protein MLITMFKTKPTSRFIYLSLTLLLLLALFTSILASDPITTENGDEEDSEGIEELLALDDEVEQEEQQGGISGSSSSSSSSSSMRSSEAEVVSKAQRIVLELNGDNTKRVIDKNEFVMVLGYAPWCPRSAELMPQFAEAANLLKELESPLLMTKLDADRYPKAASLLEIKGFPTLLLFINGTSQSYTGGFSAEDIVIWTKKKIGVPVIRINSVTEAEEVVKKYHTFVIGFFEKFEGHDYEEFLKAAAADNELQFFEVSNIEVANVLFPQIKATNKFVGIVKSEPERYTAYEETTFEAEKLLQFLSYNKFPLVTKLTEINSASVYSSPIKLQVIAFAEDDEFDKIRQPLQDVARKFKSKILFIYIDITDENLAKPFLTMYGLEESKNTILIAFDSTFSSKFLLDSDLSPSNIEDFCSGLLHGTLAPYFKSQPIPDNENATILSVVGKTFDDLVLNGPKNVLLEVFTPWCSNCETTTKQVEKLAKHFKGSDLIFARFDASANEHPKLQVDDYPTLLFYRAGDKSNPIKLSTKSSLKDLAGSINKNLKARDRVTKDEL, from the exons ATGCTTATCACCATGTTTAAGACAAAACCCACTTCCAGATTCATCTATTTAAGCCTCACCCTTCTCTTGTTACTGGCTCTTTTCACTTCCATATTGGCTTCTGATCCCATCACCACTGAAAATGGGGACGAAGAAGATTCAGAGGGTATTGAAGAATTGTTAGCATTGGATGACGAAGTAGAGCAAGAGGAACAACAAGGAGGGATTAGTgggagtagtagtagtagtagtagttctAGTAGTATGAGGTCCTCGGAGGCAGAGGTGGTATCCAAGGCTCAAAGGATTGTTCTTGAGCTTAATGGAGATAATACCAAACGGGTCATTGATAAAAATGAGTTCGTTATGGTTCTGGGTTATGCTCCTTGGTGTCCCAGAAGTGCAGAGCTTATGCCTCAATTTGCTGAGGCTGCTAATTTGCTTAAGGAATTGGAAAGCCCCCTTTTGATGACCAAGCTTGATGCCGATCGGTACCCAAAAGCCGCTTCTCTTCTTGAAATCAAAGGGTTCCCTACTCTTCTTCTGTTTATCAATGGGACCTCTCAATCTTATACTGGTGGATTTTCTGC GGAAGACATAGTTATATGGACAAAGAAAAAGATTGGTGTTCCAGTTATAAGAATAAACTCAGTGACAGAAGCAGAAGAAGTTGTCAAGAAATACCATACGTTTGTTATtggattttttgaaaaatttgag GGACATGATTATGAAGAATTCTTGAAGGCAGCAGCAGCCGACAATGAGTTACAATTTTTTGAAGTGAGCAACATTGAAGTTGCCAATGTCCTTTTCCCGCAAATTAAAGCTACCAATAAGTTCGTTGGTATTGTTAAAAGTGAGCCAGAAAGATATACTGCTTATG AAGAGACCACCTTTGAGGCTGAGAAGCTGCTTCAGTTTTTGAGCTACAACAAGTTTCCTTTAGTTACCAAACTGACTGAGATCAATTCTGCTAGTGTTTACTCCAGTCCTATCAAACTTCAG GTTATTGCTTTTGCTGAGGATGATGAGTTCGATAAAATTCGTCAGCCTCTTCAAGATGTTGCAAGAAAGTTCAAGTCGAAG atattgtttatttatatcGACATCACTGATGAAAATCTTGCTAAGCCCTTTTTGACTATGTATGGGCTTGAAGAATCAAAGAACACCATT TTGATTGCTTTCGATAGCACATTCAGCTCTAAGTTTCTTCTTGACTCAGATCTGTCACCAAGCAACATTGAA GATTTCTGCTCTGGGCTTCTGCATGGTACTCTTGCTCCATACTTCAAATCACAGCCTATTCCTGATAAt GAAAATGCAACTATTCTGAGCGTTGTTGGGAAAACATTTGATGATTTGGTTTTGAATGGTCCCAAGAATGTTCTTCTGGAG GTTTTTACACCATGGTGCTCTAATTGTGAGACTACAACCAAGCAAGTTGAGAAGTTGGCTAAGCACTTCAAAGGTTCGGATTTGATCTTTGCCAGATTTGATGCCTCTGCAAATGAACATCCAAAACTCCAG GTAGATGACTATCCAACACTCTTGTTTTACCGAGCTGGTGATAAATCGAACCCG ATTAAGCTTTCTACAAAATCCAGCTTGAAGGACTTAGCAGGATCCATCAATAAAAACTTGAAAGCCAGAGACAGAGTCACAAAAGACGAATTATAG
- the LOC115707833 gene encoding la protein 1, with protein MKMASWDEDTKNKVLRQVEFYFSDSNLPRDDFLRKSVSQSPNGLVSLALICTFSRMRSLLGLSRNTKRDDVPDRIVKSVAKILRNSNCLKVSDDGQEVGRARELNKPEEVIKQVDTRTIAASPLGYDVKIEDLEVFFSNYGKVNSVRLPSHVADKKCFCGTALIEFSIAGDADNVLKQTLIYAGTELKLKPKKEFDSERESLISDALKSNSLSAGDVKDGGTKLKYQKGLVLALKLERKLDGGSNGQKTCESTDQSEQKSSVDEKTRQAAAQKENDSLLCAEVKSTFQRFGTVKYVDLDSGADSGYICFQEPESAIRARATAAFVEGGVISKNFIMFIEAVTGEAEEEYWKSYHCDSGDDKSGKGRKGNNA; from the exons ATGAAAATGGCTTCATGGGACGAAGACACTAAGAACAAAGTTCTTCGTCAG GTTGAGTTTTACTTTAGCGATAGCAATCTTCCTAGAGACGATTTTCTCAGGAAATCTGTTTCTCAAAGCCCTAATGGCT TGGTCAGCTTGGCTCTGATATGTACATTCTCTCGTATGAGAAGTTTGCTTGGTTTGAGTCGTAACACTAAGCGCGATGATGTTCCTGATCGAATTGTGAAATCCGTGGCTAAAATTTTGCGAAACTCCAATTGCTTGAAAGTTTCTGATGATG GGCAAGAGGTTGGTCGAGCTAGAGAGCTTAATAAACCTGAAGAGGTTATAAAGCAAGTAGATACAAGAACCATTGCAGCCTCACCTTTGGGGTATGATGTCAAGATTGAAGATTTAGaagttttcttttctaattatgGCAAG GTTAATAGTGTGAGGCTACCTAGTCATGTAGCTGACAAAAAATGCTTTTGTGGCACTGCATTAATTGAATTCTCAATAGCTGGAGATGCTGATAATGTTCTGAAGCAAACTTTGATTTATGCTGGTACCGAGTTAAAGTTAAAGCCAAA AAAAGAGTTTGATTCTGAGAGAGAATCATTAATCAGTGATGCTCTAAAGTCTAATTCATTGAGTGCTGGCGACGTGAAGGATGGTGGAACGAAACTAAA GTACCAGAAAGGTTTAGTTCTTGCATTAAAATTGGAGAGAAAGTTAGATGGAGGGAGTAATGGACAAAAAACATGTGAAAGTACAGATCAAAGTGAACAAAAAAGCTCTGTTGATGAAAAAACAAGACAAGCTGCTGCCCAAAAAGAAAATGATTCTCTCCTGTGTGCGGAAGTTAAGAGCACCTTTCAAAGATTTGGCACTGTTAAG TATGTTGACCTTGATTCTGGAGCAGATTCGGGTTACATATGTTTTCAAGAACCAGAATCAGCTATAAGAGCCCGTGCAACTGCAGCATTTGTCGAAGGTGGTGTTATttcaaaaaactttattatgttCATAGAAGCAGTTACTG GTGAGGCTGAAGAGGAGTACTGGAAATCTTACCATTGTGATAGTGGCGACGATAA ATCCGGGAAAGGCAGAAAGGGCAATAATGCATGA